The Bos indicus isolate NIAB-ARS_2022 breed Sahiwal x Tharparkar chromosome X, NIAB-ARS_B.indTharparkar_mat_pri_1.0, whole genome shotgun sequence genome has a window encoding:
- the CXCR3 gene encoding C-X-C chemokine receptor type 3, which translates to MVPEMSERQEFQASDFAYLLENSSYDYGENETYFCCTSPPCPQDFSLNFDRTFLPVLYSLLFVLGLLGNGIVAVVLLSQRAALSSTDTFLLHLAVADALLVLTLPLWAVDAAIQWVFGSGLCKVAGALFNINFYAGALLLACISFDRYLSIVHATQLYRRGPPTRVALTCVAVWGLCLLFALPDFIFLSSHHDNRLNATHCQYNFPQEGHTALRILQLVAGFLLPLLVMAYCYARILAVLLVSRGQRRLRAMRLVVVVVVAFALCWTPYHLVVLVDTLMDLGALARNCGRESSVDIAKSVTSGMGYMHCCLNPLLYAFVGVKFRERMWVLLVRLGCPDQRCHQRQPSASRRESSWSETTEASYSGL; encoded by the exons ATGGTCCCTGAG ATGAGTGAACGCCAAGAGTTCCAAGCCTCCGATTTTGCCTACCTCCTGGAAAACTCTTCCTATGACTACGGAGAAAATGAGACCTACTTCTGCTGTACTTCCCCACCCTGCCCACAGGACTTCAGCCTCAACTTCGACCGCACCTTCCTGCCCGTCCTCTACAGCCTCCTCTTTGTGCTGGGGCTTCTGGGTAATGGCATCGTGGCAGTTGTGCTGCTGAGCCAGAGGGCGGCCCTGAGCAGCACCGACACCTTTCTGCTGCACTTGGCTGTGGCCGATGCACTGCTGGTGCTGACACTCCCTCTCTGGGCAGTGGATGCAGCCATCCAGTGGGTCTTTGGCTCTGGCCTCTGCAAAGTGGCAGGTGCACTCTTCAACATCAACTTCTACGCAGGGGCCCTCCTGCTGGCCTGTATCAGCTTCGATCGGTACCTGAGCATTGTGCACGCCACCCAGCTCTACCGCCGGGGCCCCCCGACTCGCGTGGCCCTCACCTGTGTGGCAGTCTGGGGGCTCTGTCTGCTCTTTGCGCTCCCAGACTTCATCTTCCTGTCCTCCCACCATGACAACCGCCTCAATGCCACCCACTGCCAGTATAACTTCCCACAGGAGGGCCACACAGCTCTGCGCATCCTGCAGCTGGTGGCAGGCTTCCTGCTGCCCCTGCTGGTCATGGCCTATTGCTATGCCCGCATCCTGGCTGTGCTGCTGGTCTCCAGGGGCCAGCGGCGGCTCAGAGCCATgcggctggtggtggtggtggtggtggccttTGCCCTCTGCTGGACCCCCTACCacctggtggtgctggtggaCACCCTCATGGACCTGGGGGCCTTAGCCCGTAACTGCGGCAGAGAAAGCAGTGTGGACATAGCCAAGTCGGTCACGTCGGGCATGGGCTACATGCACTGCTGCCTCAACCCACTGCTCTATGCCTTTGTGGGTGTCAAGTTCCGAGAGCGGATGTGGGTGCTACTCGTGCGTCTGGGCTGCCCTGACCAGAGGTGCCACCAGCGGCAGCCGTCAGCTTCCCGCCGGGAATCATCCTGGTCTGAGACCACAGAGGCCTCCTACTCAGGCCTGTGA